From a region of the Pseudomonadaceae bacterium SI-3 genome:
- a CDS encoding inositol monophosphatase, whose protein sequence is MDYVVLLNQVIDRVVAASALLAAEWLLPNGPRGSGDKAEVDLEIECFLRRDLLALLDCDFWGEETGNSLTGAEYCWVVDPNDGTSDFLKGHKGSAVSVGLLRNAVPVLGVVCAPVTEDRGADCIAWAEGLNTVLRNDLEVSWRLNDRDLDKQSKVMVSMAAAAKPSVNAELCAPADFVAMPSIAYRLARVAAGDGIAAVSLVTVSAHDVVAGHALLKGAGGVLLNQEGKTVGYQTKANLTEVAQRCFGGAPSACRKLILRDWGKVFE, encoded by the coding sequence ATGGACTATGTGGTCTTGCTCAATCAGGTCATCGATAGGGTCGTAGCGGCATCTGCGTTGTTGGCAGCAGAGTGGCTTCTTCCAAACGGACCCCGCGGGAGTGGTGACAAGGCCGAGGTGGACTTGGAAATTGAGTGCTTTCTGCGCCGCGATTTACTCGCTCTGCTCGACTGCGACTTTTGGGGAGAAGAGACCGGCAACTCCTTGACTGGTGCGGAATACTGCTGGGTCGTCGACCCTAACGACGGCACGAGTGATTTTCTGAAGGGGCATAAGGGTTCGGCTGTTTCGGTCGGTCTCCTGCGGAACGCGGTACCTGTACTGGGCGTGGTTTGTGCCCCTGTCACTGAGGACCGCGGAGCCGACTGCATCGCATGGGCAGAAGGCTTGAATACCGTCCTCCGCAACGACCTAGAAGTTTCATGGAGACTAAATGATCGGGACCTAGATAAACAAAGCAAGGTAATGGTGAGCATGGCTGCGGCTGCGAAGCCAAGTGTAAATGCTGAGCTGTGTGCACCGGCCGACTTTGTCGCCATGCCGAGCATCGCTTATCGCTTAGCGCGAGTAGCGGCCGGGGATGGAATAGCGGCCGTTTCGCTTGTAACAGTGTCCGCACACGATGTTGTCGCAGGTCACGCACTGCTAAAGGGAGCTGGCGGTGTATTGCTCAATCAGGAGGGCAAAACGGTCGGCTATCAAACGAAAGCAAATCTCACCGAAGTTGCACAGCGTTGCTTTGGTGGCGCCCCATCCGCGTGCCGAAAGCTGATTCTTCGCGACTGGGGAAAAGTGTTCGAGTAG
- a CDS encoding outer membrane porin, OprD family produces the protein MSKMAVFSLTALSLALGSAPVFAQSETAEGFIEGSTLSLINRNYYFNRDFRDGESATGNGYSEEWAHGLMAFFESGYTQGSVGIGVDAFAMLGLKLDSGSGRSGAGGTVDLLPYNSAGDAEDDFSRVGGAVKARFLGTEIKAGDVFPATPVVHFGDARLLPESFKGVTVVNNSLDDLTLQGGRLHAMSQPNTSNTNDDFVTFYGGGVDSPWLGYAGGDYSVNENLSLSLYTSRLKDAWNQHYFGLSATYPLSDVVALLGSFNYYKATDEGRELLGEFNNNIWSSSLGVAFGAHTVTASYQRNNGNNDFDYLRQADSIYLNNSIQYSDFNSPKEQSWMLRYDLNMAGYGIPGLTFMTRYARGWGADYSNANEVYMRQDDNGAPLSGQKRWERDVEARYVVQTGSFKDLSLRVRQATTRATAFESDLDEVRFIAEYPLSIL, from the coding sequence ATGAGCAAAATGGCCGTTTTTTCACTAACAGCCCTTTCACTGGCATTGGGCAGCGCCCCGGTCTTTGCCCAATCGGAAACAGCGGAGGGCTTCATCGAAGGCAGCACGCTATCGCTGATAAATCGCAACTATTATTTCAATCGAGATTTTCGCGACGGTGAGAGTGCGACCGGCAATGGCTACTCTGAGGAGTGGGCTCACGGGCTGATGGCCTTCTTCGAGTCCGGATATACCCAAGGCTCGGTGGGGATCGGCGTCGACGCTTTCGCCATGCTCGGCCTCAAGCTCGATTCTGGATCAGGACGTTCCGGTGCTGGCGGAACCGTCGATCTTCTCCCCTACAATAGCGCCGGCGATGCCGAGGATGACTTTTCTCGAGTAGGGGGGGCCGTGAAAGCACGGTTCTTGGGCACCGAGATCAAGGCAGGCGATGTATTTCCCGCTACTCCTGTCGTGCACTTTGGTGACGCACGGCTGCTGCCGGAGTCTTTCAAGGGTGTCACCGTTGTGAACAACTCGCTGGACGACCTCACCCTCCAGGGCGGCCGCCTGCACGCGATGAGCCAGCCCAATACCAGCAACACGAACGATGACTTCGTCACGTTTTATGGCGGCGGCGTCGACTCGCCTTGGCTCGGCTACGCAGGCGGCGACTATAGCGTCAACGAAAATCTTAGTCTTAGCCTGTATACCAGCCGGCTCAAGGATGCCTGGAACCAACATTACTTCGGTCTATCGGCCACCTATCCGCTTTCCGATGTCGTCGCGTTGCTGGGCAGTTTCAACTACTACAAGGCAACCGACGAAGGCCGCGAGTTGCTGGGCGAGTTCAACAACAACATCTGGAGCTCCAGCCTGGGTGTCGCCTTCGGCGCGCACACCGTCACGGCGTCGTATCAGCGAAACAACGGTAACAACGACTTTGACTACTTGCGCCAGGCGGACTCGATCTACCTGAATAACTCCATCCAGTACAGTGATTTCAACTCACCTAAAGAGCAGTCCTGGATGCTGCGCTACGACCTGAACATGGCGGGTTACGGCATACCTGGGCTTACGTTCATGACTCGCTACGCCCGCGGCTGGGGCGCCGATTACAGCAACGCAAATGAGGTATATATGCGCCAAGACGATAACGGCGCGCCTCTGTCCGGACAGAAGCGCTGGGAACGCGACGTCGAAGCACGCTACGTTGTACAGACAGGCTCGTTCAAGGACCTCTCTCTGCGGGTGCGCCAGGCTACCACGCGGGCGACTGCTTTCGAGTCCGACCTCGATGAGGTCCGATTCATCGCCGAGTACCCTCTCTCGATCTTGTGA
- a CDS encoding cobalt-zinc-cadmium resistance protein produces the protein MRKVLLPLGLTMLSCNLASAQPLELPTFTQTLPVSVSNTFPVESVDSISFVRALELASSASPELAAARRELAASRALISQAGARPNPILSASQEGIRGDAPETTLELSQEIELGGKRSARIEAAQRAMDVAAADLQDAQARLRGAVMGAYYDVLTAQERLDLAQAASKLAKQAVNVANRRVRAGMVSPVEETRARVAATGVQVELAQATAELEAARTRLAANWGNPQPRFERVKEPVEAVPPLPELAELYSRLNDSAQLTRARREAERRRAALELERTNRFSNVTVSVGAQRSDEYNGTLGLVSISMPLPLFDRNQGNIGAAQERAYQAQDELNAVHIRLKSELSQAHMRLRTARQQFELLRNDMLPSAQSAYEAASKGFELGKFTFLDVLDAQRTLFQARSQYLSALSQANQAAAEISRIVGDGSAVITSATQP, from the coding sequence GTGCGAAAAGTTCTTTTACCGCTGGGGTTGACGATGTTGTCGTGCAACCTCGCCTCTGCGCAGCCTTTAGAGTTGCCGACCTTCACACAGACCTTACCTGTCAGTGTGTCAAATACCTTCCCCGTTGAGTCTGTCGACTCCATAAGCTTTGTACGCGCCTTGGAACTCGCTAGCTCTGCAAGCCCTGAACTGGCTGCTGCAAGACGTGAGCTGGCTGCTTCTCGCGCATTGATTAGCCAAGCAGGAGCACGTCCGAATCCAATATTGTCCGCTAGCCAGGAGGGAATCCGGGGCGATGCCCCGGAGACCACGCTTGAACTGAGCCAAGAAATAGAGCTGGGTGGTAAACGTTCGGCTCGTATTGAGGCAGCGCAACGCGCCATGGACGTAGCGGCCGCCGACCTACAGGACGCCCAAGCTCGACTGAGGGGGGCAGTGATGGGTGCATACTACGATGTGCTTACTGCTCAAGAACGGCTGGACCTCGCTCAGGCTGCTTCAAAGCTTGCGAAGCAAGCAGTGAACGTGGCCAATCGACGTGTGAGGGCCGGCATGGTCTCTCCCGTAGAGGAAACCCGGGCGCGGGTTGCGGCTACTGGAGTGCAAGTAGAGCTTGCCCAGGCCACAGCTGAACTCGAAGCTGCGCGCACTCGGCTGGCGGCCAACTGGGGAAATCCACAGCCACGCTTTGAGCGAGTAAAAGAGCCGGTAGAGGCAGTGCCTCCTCTTCCCGAGCTAGCTGAGCTTTATAGCCGTTTGAACGATTCCGCCCAACTAACCCGCGCGCGTCGGGAGGCTGAAAGACGTCGGGCTGCGTTGGAGCTGGAAAGGACGAATCGCTTTTCTAACGTGACGGTTAGCGTAGGTGCCCAACGCTCAGATGAATATAACGGCACGCTGGGACTGGTGAGTATCTCGATGCCCCTGCCGTTGTTTGATCGAAACCAAGGCAACATCGGAGCAGCACAGGAACGGGCCTACCAGGCGCAGGACGAGCTCAACGCCGTCCATATACGCCTGAAAAGCGAACTTTCCCAAGCGCACATGCGGCTGCGCACTGCTCGCCAGCAGTTTGAACTGTTGCGCAACGATATGCTCCCCAGTGCCCAAAGCGCTTATGAAGCTGCCAGCAAGGGGTTCGAACTTGGAAAATTCACGTTCCTTGACGTACTGGATGCTCAACGCACGCTTTTCCAAGCCCGATCTCAGTACCTGTCTGCGCTATCACAAGCTAACCAGGCGGCGGCAGAAATCTCGCGAATTGTCGGAGATGGGTCGGCCGTTATCACCTCGGCCACTCAGCCATAG
- a CDS encoding transcriptional regulator has translation MELNTAFGQALRISRQAAGRTQEDFTRISSRTYISQLERGLKSPTLEKLDELSKLLGMHPVTLVAATYILKNQVGADDLQSTLVAELKQLGF, from the coding sequence ATGGAACTGAATACGGCATTCGGGCAGGCCCTCAGAATTTCGAGGCAGGCCGCAGGACGAACGCAAGAAGATTTCACTCGCATAAGCAGCCGAACCTACATAAGTCAGCTTGAGCGCGGATTGAAATCCCCGACCCTGGAAAAGCTCGATGAGCTCAGTAAACTACTCGGGATGCACCCTGTGACGCTGGTGGCGGCGACTTACATACTCAAGAATCAAGTGGGTGCGGACGACCTGCAGTCGACATTGGTCGCAGAGCTGAAACAGTTGGGATTCTGA
- a CDS encoding cointegrate resolution protein T has translation MARGGINKAVVQKARTALLARGEHPSIDAIRIELGNTGSKTTIHRYLKEIEETERGRQTAPSLSEQLANLVNQLADRLQEEAHAAVAVEREQLGREMIDYRNQIRQTENRLQQLEDQTAMDAKRLFKTDKELMHASQKLQQAEIEISRLQQANRDMRDRVKDRDAQIGSLEEKHKHARDALEHYRQASKEQREQEQRRHGSQLQQSQMEVRQLQQTLIVKQDELTQLNRDNERLLTEARLSQRDQQAQKRLLDQNIQAREALQSQLNVAEAVKLACEQRNEELQTKLDSLSKTKIRQSSRQKSRRDERVIGGAEKPSLPAKRRKGPSD, from the coding sequence ATGGCACGCGGCGGCATTAACAAGGCGGTGGTGCAAAAGGCACGAACCGCCCTCCTCGCCCGTGGCGAGCACCCCAGCATTGATGCGATACGGATTGAGCTTGGCAATACCGGCTCAAAGACCACTATTCACCGCTACCTGAAAGAAATAGAAGAGACTGAGCGCGGCCGGCAAACGGCTCCGTCTCTCAGCGAGCAATTGGCCAACCTTGTGAACCAGCTAGCCGATCGGTTGCAGGAAGAAGCGCATGCAGCCGTCGCGGTAGAGCGGGAGCAGCTTGGCCGCGAGATGATCGATTACCGGAATCAAATTAGACAGACCGAGAACCGCCTTCAGCAATTGGAAGACCAGACGGCAATGGACGCCAAACGACTTTTCAAAACCGATAAAGAGCTAATGCATGCGAGCCAAAAACTCCAGCAGGCCGAGATTGAAATTTCCCGTCTGCAGCAAGCTAATCGAGATATGAGGGACCGAGTAAAGGATCGCGACGCACAGATCGGTTCGCTTGAGGAAAAACACAAACATGCGCGTGACGCGCTAGAGCACTACCGCCAGGCCAGCAAGGAACAGCGCGAACAAGAACAGCGCCGACATGGATCGCAGCTACAGCAATCTCAGATGGAAGTACGTCAATTGCAGCAGACGCTGATCGTCAAGCAGGACGAATTAACCCAGCTGAATCGTGACAACGAACGTCTTCTCACCGAGGCAAGACTATCGCAGAGGGATCAACAGGCCCAGAAGCGCCTGCTCGATCAGAACATTCAAGCCCGGGAAGCCCTACAGAGTCAGCTGAATGTCGCAGAAGCTGTCAAGCTGGCTTGTGAGCAACGAAATGAAGAGCTACAAACTAAACTGGACAGCTTGAGCAAGACGAAAATCAGGCAAAGCAGCCGCCAAAAGTCTCGCCGAGATGAGCGTGTAATTGGCGGCGCAGAGAAACCATCTCTGCCAGCGAAAAGAAGAAAGGGTCCAAGCGACTAG
- a CDS encoding Tn3 family resolvase: MKDVGRYLQAGTRENTRRSYQSAIEHFEVSWGGFLPATGDSVVRYLVDYADTLSMNTLKQRLAALAQWHITQGFPDPTKTPTVRQVLKGIRTLHPAQVKQAAPLQLQHLEQAVQWLALESERARMRDDLASLLRCRRDMALLLIGFWRGFRSDELCRLQVEHIQAETGAGMRLFLPQSKGDRENLGTTHYTPALKRLCPVQAYLDWINAAGIVRGAVFRRLDRWGHLSEDALHPGSLISLLRQILQRAGIPAELYTSHSLRRGFATWASANGWDLKALMTYVGWKDIKSAMRYIDPAISFGGLAVRPAVEFNAGTLTQLPASH, encoded by the coding sequence ATGAAAGACGTCGGGCGCTACCTACAAGCCGGTACGCGGGAAAACACCCGCCGCAGCTATCAGTCGGCCATCGAGCACTTCGAAGTGTCGTGGGGCGGCTTTCTGCCCGCGACAGGCGATAGCGTGGTGCGCTACTTGGTGGATTATGCGGATACGCTGAGCATGAACACGTTGAAGCAACGCCTGGCTGCTCTCGCTCAATGGCATATTACCCAAGGCTTTCCCGACCCAACGAAGACTCCCACAGTGCGTCAGGTGCTCAAGGGCATCCGCACCCTGCACCCGGCACAGGTCAAGCAAGCCGCCCCTTTGCAACTGCAGCACTTGGAACAGGCGGTACAGTGGCTGGCACTTGAGTCAGAGCGAGCTCGGATGCGGGACGATTTAGCGAGTCTGTTGCGCTGCCGGCGCGACATGGCATTGCTGCTGATCGGCTTCTGGCGGGGCTTTCGCAGTGATGAGCTCTGCCGGTTGCAGGTCGAGCATATTCAGGCCGAAACAGGCGCAGGCATGCGTCTGTTCCTGCCGCAGAGCAAGGGCGACCGAGAAAACCTCGGTACGACGCACTACACGCCGGCGCTAAAGCGACTATGCCCGGTACAGGCCTATCTCGACTGGATCAATGCTGCAGGTATCGTTCGAGGAGCCGTGTTCCGCCGCCTGGATCGCTGGGGGCATCTCAGCGAGGATGCTTTACATCCGGGTAGCCTGATCAGCTTGCTGCGCCAGATTCTGCAACGCGCCGGAATTCCCGCTGAACTGTATACCAGCCACTCCTTGCGCCGCGGCTTTGCTACGTGGGCCTCGGCCAATGGATGGGACCTCAAGGCCTTGATGACCTATGTGGGCTGGAAAGACATCAAGTCGGCCATGCGGTACATCGATCCCGCTATTTCATTTGGTGGCCTGGCGGTCAGGCCCGCTGTTGAATTCAATGCTGGCACTTTGACTCAGCTGCCAGCTTCTCACTAA
- a CDS encoding HAD family hydrolase yields the protein MIQAVVFDVFGTLLQIGERRHPFRQLMQNLRLQGKTPRPDDARTLMTRNLGLAGAADYFGAQLSNSELASLESDLFTELASVRLFDDALESLNQLKDAGLNLALCSNLAAPYAIPAKLLLPSFDVYGWSFEVGTIKPEPAIYRQMIEQLGCEASAIAMIGDTLQADMLGPIGQGMRGYHLQREGKADQCGFVSLMDFAAHVLQYPPSANG from the coding sequence ATGATACAAGCAGTAGTTTTCGATGTGTTTGGCACGCTTCTCCAGATAGGTGAGCGCCGCCATCCTTTCCGCCAACTGATGCAGAACCTGCGGCTTCAGGGCAAAACACCAAGGCCGGATGACGCACGGACTCTGATGACTCGAAATCTGGGCTTGGCTGGAGCTGCCGATTATTTCGGTGCGCAGTTGAGCAACTCTGAGTTAGCTAGCCTTGAAAGCGACCTTTTCACCGAGCTGGCCAGCGTTCGCCTTTTCGATGATGCGTTGGAGTCGCTAAATCAGCTAAAGGACGCCGGCCTGAATCTCGCGTTGTGCTCCAATCTCGCAGCCCCATATGCGATTCCGGCCAAACTGTTACTGCCGTCGTTCGATGTTTACGGATGGAGCTTTGAGGTTGGGACAATAAAGCCTGAGCCCGCAATCTATCGTCAGATGATCGAACAGCTTGGCTGCGAAGCCTCCGCTATCGCAATGATCGGTGACACGTTGCAAGCCGATATGCTTGGTCCAATTGGGCAAGGCATGCGGGGCTACCACCTACAGCGTGAAGGAAAAGCCGATCAGTGCGGCTTCGTCTCGCTGATGGACTTTGCAGCCCACGTTCTGCAATACCCACCATCCGCCAACGGCTAA
- a CDS encoding transposase, with protein sequence MTAEGLRKTRREKYCGASDLKRIEVIGRDIWISCPRHQSITKTVDNILKLKDVEPAPCMLVCGEGGFGKTALINELKMSSKDRSEAIRFMSLADNPGMLKFSDLVMSALGVPILPGRATTRALLPPDIVKYVRQSNIRALIIDEMQSSLTVSRGEQERNLLLIKALSGAPYRLSIIAFGTSAAKNALSVDAQLSRRYEILELQRWTLDDEFRNFLASWENELPLREDSRLYRDDIAKTLLLHSNGVMDFVVKGVKWAAIQAVLTGEEKITKELIEKGFATRWSY encoded by the coding sequence ATGACGGCTGAAGGCTTACGCAAAACCAGGCGAGAGAAATATTGCGGCGCATCTGATTTGAAACGTATCGAGGTGATTGGGCGCGATATTTGGATTAGTTGCCCCAGACATCAGAGTATAACTAAGACGGTAGATAATATTCTTAAGCTTAAGGATGTAGAGCCTGCTCCATGTATGCTTGTGTGCGGAGAGGGCGGGTTCGGAAAAACTGCGCTGATTAATGAACTGAAAATGTCTTCAAAAGACCGAAGTGAGGCAATTAGATTCATGTCTTTGGCAGATAATCCCGGAATGCTCAAATTTAGCGACCTCGTTATGAGCGCGTTAGGTGTGCCTATCTTACCCGGGCGAGCAACTACGAGAGCACTTTTGCCTCCAGACATCGTCAAATACGTACGTCAAAGTAATATTAGAGCTCTGATTATAGATGAAATGCAATCTTCTCTTACAGTCAGTAGAGGCGAGCAAGAGCGGAATCTGCTCTTGATCAAGGCATTGTCAGGAGCTCCTTATCGACTATCAATTATCGCTTTTGGCACCTCAGCTGCAAAAAATGCTTTGAGTGTCGATGCTCAACTCAGCCGCCGCTACGAAATCTTGGAGCTTCAGCGTTGGACGTTGGACGATGAGTTTCGAAATTTTCTGGCCTCTTGGGAAAACGAGCTACCGCTCAGAGAAGACTCAAGGCTATACAGAGATGATATAGCGAAGACATTGCTGCTTCACTCTAACGGCGTGATGGACTTTGTGGTCAAGGGCGTAAAATGGGCAGCTATACAGGCCGTATTGACCGGTGAGGAAAAGATAACCAAAGAACTGATTGAAAAGGGTTTTGCGACGCGTTGGAGTTACTAA
- a CDS encoding DNA-binding response regulator, with translation MRILVVEDEIKAAEYLQQGLIECGYLVDCVSDGLDGFHLALQNDYDIVLLDVNLPTMDGWEVLELIRRRKQTRVIMLTANGRLEQKVRGLESGADDYLVKPFQFPELLARIRTLLRRGEAVTLPSNLRVADLELDPARHRAYRSGQRIDLTSKEFALLHLLMRRTGEVLTRTEITAMVWDINFDCDTNVVDVAIRRLRMKVDEPFGDRLIHTIRGVGYVLEARP, from the coding sequence ATGCGCATCCTGGTTGTCGAAGACGAGATCAAAGCTGCGGAATACTTGCAGCAGGGTCTTATCGAATGTGGTTACTTGGTCGATTGCGTAAGTGATGGCCTCGATGGGTTTCACCTGGCACTGCAGAACGACTATGACATCGTGCTGCTAGATGTGAATCTGCCAACCATGGATGGGTGGGAGGTTCTCGAACTCATCAGGCGGCGTAAGCAGACACGCGTCATCATGCTGACTGCCAATGGCCGCTTAGAGCAAAAAGTCCGCGGCTTGGAATCGGGCGCCGACGACTATCTGGTCAAGCCGTTCCAGTTCCCCGAGCTGCTTGCCCGTATCCGGACACTGTTGCGGCGAGGCGAGGCAGTCACACTTCCGAGCAACCTGCGTGTAGCCGACCTCGAACTGGACCCGGCCCGGCATAGGGCTTACCGGAGCGGTCAGCGTATCGACCTCACCAGCAAAGAATTTGCGTTATTGCATCTGCTCATGCGCCGGACTGGCGAAGTCCTCACGCGTACGGAAATAACTGCCATGGTGTGGGACATCAATTTCGACTGCGATACCAATGTGGTGGATGTTGCGATTCGTCGCCTGCGGATGAAAGTGGACGAACCCTTCGGCGATCGCCTGATACACACCATCCGGGGTGTGGGCTACGTGCTGGAGGCGCGGCCTTGA
- a CDS encoding sodium:proton antiporter: protein MSKSDGPCGCDATPAADADMQNPSDTTGQWVSVYAVPKMDCPSEERMIRLALNGLDGVRKLTFDLSDRRLDVMHDSAVEPITKKLATLGLGATLQKTVAADPEMIKAAENPANSTQESRSLRLLLGINAFMFVVEMTAGLIARSAGLIADSLDMFADAAVYGLALYAVGRSVNLQVRAAHLAGVLQLILALGVLVEVIRRFIFGSEPESLIMMAVAFLALLANTGCLLLISKHREGGAHMKASWIFSANDVVINMGVIVAGALVAWTGSNYPDLIIGTVVGFIVLNGARRILALKG from the coding sequence ATGAGCAAGTCCGATGGTCCCTGCGGCTGCGATGCGACACCAGCCGCTGATGCCGATATGCAAAACCCTTCCGATACGACGGGGCAATGGGTCAGTGTTTACGCCGTGCCCAAGATGGATTGTCCATCAGAAGAGCGAATGATCCGCTTGGCGCTGAATGGTTTGGACGGAGTTCGGAAGCTGACTTTTGATCTGTCGGACCGTCGGTTAGATGTCATGCATGACAGTGCCGTTGAGCCCATAACCAAAAAGCTGGCGACGTTAGGGCTAGGCGCCACTCTTCAGAAAACTGTCGCGGCAGACCCTGAGATGATCAAAGCCGCCGAGAATCCGGCGAACTCTACACAGGAATCCCGCTCCCTACGTTTACTGTTAGGCATCAACGCCTTCATGTTCGTGGTAGAGATGACTGCTGGCCTGATTGCCAGGTCCGCGGGTCTGATTGCCGATTCGCTCGACATGTTCGCTGACGCGGCAGTGTACGGCCTGGCCCTTTATGCGGTTGGGCGCAGCGTCAATCTGCAGGTGCGTGCTGCACACCTTGCTGGTGTGCTCCAGCTGATTTTGGCCCTCGGCGTGCTCGTAGAGGTGATCAGACGCTTTATATTCGGCAGCGAGCCCGAGTCGCTGATAATGATGGCCGTCGCGTTCCTGGCATTGCTCGCCAACACGGGTTGTTTGCTGCTGATTTCCAAACACCGGGAAGGTGGTGCTCACATGAAAGCGAGCTGGATATTCTCCGCCAATGATGTGGTCATCAACATGGGCGTCATAGTCGCCGGAGCGCTCGTCGCTTGGACTGGGTCCAACTACCCAGACCTGATTATCGGTACCGTCGTGGGATTCATCGTTCTCAACGGCGCTCGGCGTATTCTGGCGCTCAAGGGTTGA
- the cadR gene encoding Cd(II)/Pb(II)-responsive transcriptional regulator, which translates to MRIGQLARLIGIDTQTIRFYEQQGLLPPPDRQANGYRVYTEKHGERLAFIRRCRILNLSLPEIHALQSYQDDPRQPCTAVNALLDDHISQVRSQITALQSLERQLVSLRANCNDGREVEACGILAGISEDACIK; encoded by the coding sequence ATGCGCATTGGTCAGTTAGCAAGGCTAATAGGGATTGATACACAGACGATCCGCTTCTATGAGCAGCAGGGCTTGTTGCCACCGCCTGATCGCCAGGCGAACGGCTATCGTGTCTACACCGAGAAGCATGGCGAGCGGCTAGCTTTCATCCGGCGCTGCCGAATCTTGAATCTGTCACTTCCAGAGATTCACGCACTCCAAAGCTACCAGGATGACCCTCGCCAGCCTTGTACGGCCGTCAATGCCTTACTCGATGATCACATTTCTCAAGTCAGATCCCAGATAACCGCTCTGCAATCACTCGAACGACAACTCGTTTCACTGCGGGCTAATTGCAACGATGGGCGGGAAGTTGAGGCTTGCGGCATTCTCGCCGGAATTAGCGAGGACGCATGCATTAAATGA
- a CDS encoding HAMP domain-containing protein, giving the protein MKPLSLASRLALQITLTGAALVALLIALSYWVLVRQLELRAQEEVTAKLSQIDHGLLEDTKARMGRSWQHALSDTVLGHDNLSITVIGDTAKSPIFSIGRFANAPQQLDLVSRDGDYLGWTTKDGVQMLTGRKQIQVPGLAPMTLLLSQDRSADQRLVAAFLRSALVTVPMLLILIGLAGWLIAQNGLRPLRKFRALATKVSTQDLSPRIRTDRLPQELQALAHSLNVMLHRLDDGVQQLSQFSDDVAHELKTPLNNLIGKAQVTLVRERSKEHYREVIESSVEELERMDRIVSDMLFLAQASHASPALKLEQLSLGSEARRVCEYFEVLAEEAGVATTVTGDAMILGNRLMVQRAISNLLSNALRHSNTGSTVELKILEEDVDIVSLAVTNHGATIESDHLPHLFDRFYRVNGIQPRGAGLGLAIVRSVMNLHKGHVAVASKDGRTTFELTFPRQA; this is encoded by the coding sequence TTGAAGCCACTCAGCCTCGCATCGCGTCTCGCGCTTCAAATCACACTGACCGGCGCCGCTTTGGTCGCGCTGCTGATTGCACTGAGCTACTGGGTACTGGTGCGCCAACTGGAACTGCGCGCCCAGGAGGAAGTGACGGCCAAGCTCTCTCAGATCGATCATGGACTCCTCGAAGACACCAAAGCCCGTATGGGCCGCTCCTGGCAACACGCATTGAGCGATACCGTACTCGGCCATGACAACCTTTCGATTACGGTCATCGGCGATACAGCGAAATCACCCATTTTCAGTATCGGCCGATTCGCCAATGCGCCGCAGCAGCTGGATCTCGTGAGCAGGGACGGCGACTATCTTGGCTGGACAACGAAAGATGGCGTGCAGATGCTAACCGGGCGCAAGCAAATCCAAGTCCCGGGACTGGCTCCAATGACGCTTTTACTTTCGCAAGATCGCAGTGCCGATCAACGGCTGGTGGCTGCATTCCTGCGCTCGGCCTTAGTGACCGTGCCGATGCTACTGATATTGATCGGATTGGCTGGATGGCTAATCGCCCAAAATGGCTTGCGGCCGCTTCGCAAGTTCCGGGCCTTGGCGACTAAGGTATCTACACAGGATCTATCACCTCGAATCCGCACCGATCGGCTTCCGCAAGAGCTCCAGGCATTGGCGCACAGCCTCAACGTAATGCTTCATCGACTCGATGACGGCGTTCAGCAACTGTCACAATTCTCGGACGATGTGGCTCATGAGTTAAAAACTCCGCTGAACAACCTGATAGGCAAGGCGCAGGTGACTTTGGTGCGTGAGCGAAGCAAGGAGCATTATCGGGAGGTGATCGAGTCGTCGGTTGAAGAACTCGAACGCATGGATCGAATCGTGTCAGACATGCTGTTTCTCGCCCAGGCCAGCCACGCCAGCCCAGCACTGAAGCTCGAACAATTATCTTTAGGAAGCGAGGCGAGGCGCGTATGTGAATACTTCGAAGTCCTTGCCGAAGAAGCGGGAGTCGCTACGACAGTAACGGGCGATGCCATGATTTTGGGAAATCGACTTATGGTCCAGCGGGCCATTTCCAACCTGCTATCCAACGCGCTGCGGCATTCAAATACTGGCAGTACGGTCGAACTTAAGATCCTTGAGGAGGACGTAGACATCGTCTCGCTGGCTGTCACCAATCATGGCGCGACTATCGAATCGGATCATCTCCCACATCTGTTCGACCGCTTTTACCGCGTTAACGGCATACAACCTCGCGGGGCAGGATTGGGGCTAGCGATTGTCCGCTCAGTGATGAACCTCCACAAAGGCCACGTGGCCGTCGCCAGCAAAGACGGTCGGACCACGTTTGAACTCACGTTTCCTCGGCAGGCCTGA